In Deltaproteobacteria bacterium HGW-Deltaproteobacteria-18, the following proteins share a genomic window:
- a CDS encoding multidrug transporter AcrB gives MSNHPAHNHDFLTRITSSFVDSKLVPLIIVFSIFLGVFAVLRTPSEEEPQIIVPMIDIMVEMPGAMPEEIEKRVVGPMEKMLWEISGVEYVYSTAMDGKALTVVRFLVGEDVEKSLIKAYSKLYQHLDWIPPGCTQPILKPRSIDDVPVLAVALTSDTHDSRTLRQVAAEVAESLRAINGISEVSLIGGRKRALTVEVNPERLRALNLDSVDVAAAIASQNQADQSGLMTSAGASRQVRLDNALRSAADVAGTVIAVQGGHPVTLGNVADIRDGWAEPEDYVLFAPGTRAESKGLAAGTGQLQPAITLTVAKRPGINATELCQKALATIESLRGTVIPADMQTVIVRDYGETAKHKSDELLFHLAIAALSVGGIVAFFLGNRASVVVMVAVPVTLAVTLATYWLLGYTLNRVTLFALIFCIGILVDDPIVDVENIVRHVRLPGSAGRPFSQVIIEAVSEVRAPLVLATFTVIAAIMPMAFVGGLMGPYMRPMPVGASMAMLLSMAVAFVITPWLAKRVLKPSDSHEPESHDDIFTRGYIWLMRHLIERPRFRALFLAAMAALLLLAVSLFPLKAVLVKMLPFDNKSEFEIVIDMPDGTGLETTMAAAEELSRSVITEPEVTDVQLYVGTAAPFSFNGLVRHYYLRQGPNVAQIQVNLVGRGDRDASSHEIAGRVRTAIAPRARELGARIKVVEVPPGPPVLQTLVAEIYGPTHDSRQAVALQVKDIFTRTPSVVDVDWYVNDPRPETRVRVNPEKALQNGISPDRARQVLATSVGGMQVGILHDPRAREDIPIVVRLPISRRSHPEDLKTLPVRGENGQMVSLDQIASLTQGVAPGYIYHKNMLPVIYVTADMAGAEESPVYGMARIDEALDELAATGQGAWQAGDTRPLTRLYTSGADTTHEIALKWDGEWQITYEVFRDMGVAFAVVLVLIAILVVGWFGSYTTPLAIMIPIPLSLIGIIPAHAISGSFFTATSMIGFIAGAGIVVRNSIILVDFITMRREQGETLENAVVEAGAVRFRPMVLTALSVVAGAFVILFDPIFQGLAISLLAGEVAATLFSRMVVPVMYYLDQKRSGVENEVVAP, from the coding sequence GGCCATGGACGGCAAGGCCCTGACCGTGGTCCGCTTTCTGGTCGGAGAGGATGTGGAAAAGAGCCTGATCAAGGCCTATAGCAAGCTCTATCAGCATCTGGACTGGATTCCGCCCGGATGCACGCAGCCCATCCTGAAACCGCGCTCCATCGACGACGTGCCGGTCCTGGCCGTGGCCCTGACCTCCGACACCCATGACAGCCGGACCCTGCGCCAGGTCGCGGCCGAGGTGGCCGAGAGCCTGCGGGCCATAAACGGAATCTCGGAAGTGAGCCTCATCGGCGGCCGTAAGCGGGCCCTGACCGTGGAAGTGAACCCGGAGCGGCTGCGTGCCCTGAATCTGGACAGCGTGGATGTGGCTGCGGCCATCGCGAGCCAGAATCAGGCCGACCAGAGCGGACTCATGACTTCGGCCGGAGCCAGCCGCCAGGTCCGTCTGGACAATGCCCTGCGCTCCGCCGCCGATGTGGCGGGGACGGTCATCGCCGTGCAGGGCGGCCACCCCGTGACCCTGGGCAACGTGGCGGATATCCGCGACGGCTGGGCCGAACCCGAGGATTATGTCCTCTTTGCCCCGGGTACGCGGGCCGAATCCAAGGGGCTGGCCGCCGGGACCGGGCAACTCCAGCCCGCCATCACCCTGACCGTGGCCAAGCGCCCGGGCATCAACGCCACCGAGCTTTGCCAGAAGGCCCTGGCGACCATCGAGAGCCTGCGCGGGACGGTCATCCCGGCAGACATGCAGACCGTCATCGTGCGCGACTACGGCGAGACGGCCAAACACAAATCCGACGAACTGCTCTTTCATCTGGCCATAGCGGCCCTGTCCGTGGGCGGCATCGTGGCTTTTTTCCTGGGCAACCGGGCCAGCGTGGTGGTCATGGTGGCAGTACCCGTGACCCTGGCCGTGACCCTGGCCACCTACTGGCTGCTGGGCTACACCCTGAACCGGGTGACCCTCTTTGCGCTCATCTTCTGCATCGGCATTCTGGTCGACGACCCCATTGTGGACGTGGAGAACATCGTGCGCCACGTGCGCCTGCCGGGATCGGCGGGGCGGCCCTTTTCCCAAGTCATCATCGAGGCCGTCAGCGAAGTGCGCGCACCCCTGGTTCTGGCCACGTTCACGGTCATCGCGGCCATCATGCCCATGGCCTTCGTGGGCGGACTGATGGGACCATACATGCGCCCCATGCCGGTGGGAGCCAGCATGGCCATGCTTCTGTCCATGGCCGTGGCCTTCGTCATCACCCCCTGGCTGGCCAAACGGGTTCTCAAACCTTCGGACAGCCACGAGCCCGAATCCCACGACGACATCTTCACGCGTGGCTACATCTGGCTCATGCGCCATCTCATCGAGCGGCCCCGCTTCCGCGCCCTGTTTCTGGCCGCGATGGCCGCCCTGCTCCTGCTGGCCGTCAGTCTCTTTCCGCTCAAGGCAGTACTGGTGAAGATGCTGCCCTTCGACAACAAGAGCGAATTCGAGATCGTCATCGACATGCCCGACGGAACGGGCCTTGAGACCACCATGGCCGCCGCGGAGGAGCTGTCGCGCTCCGTAATCACGGAGCCGGAGGTGACCGACGTGCAACTCTATGTGGGCACGGCCGCGCCTTTTTCCTTCAACGGGCTGGTGCGTCACTATTACCTGCGCCAGGGTCCAAACGTGGCCCAGATTCAGGTCAACCTGGTCGGCCGGGGAGATCGCGACGCCTCCAGCCACGAGATCGCGGGTCGGGTGCGGACAGCCATCGCGCCACGTGCCAGGGAACTCGGGGCCAGAATCAAGGTGGTGGAAGTGCCGCCAGGTCCGCCGGTGCTGCAAACCCTGGTGGCCGAAATCTATGGCCCGACCCACGACTCAAGGCAGGCCGTGGCCTTACAGGTCAAGGATATCTTTACCCGGACGCCAAGCGTGGTGGATGTGGACTGGTACGTGAACGATCCGCGCCCCGAGACGAGAGTGAGGGTCAACCCGGAAAAAGCCCTGCAAAACGGCATCAGCCCGGACCGGGCCAGACAGGTCCTGGCCACCTCCGTTGGTGGCATGCAGGTCGGCATCCTGCATGATCCGCGCGCCCGGGAGGACATCCCCATCGTGGTCCGCCTGCCCATCTCCCGGCGCTCACACCCGGAAGATCTCAAAACCCTGCCCGTACGCGGAGAGAATGGACAGATGGTTTCCCTCGACCAGATCGCGAGCCTGACGCAGGGAGTCGCGCCGGGTTATATCTACCACAAGAACATGCTGCCCGTGATCTACGTGACTGCCGACATGGCGGGAGCGGAAGAGAGCCCGGTCTACGGGATGGCCCGCATCGACGAGGCTTTGGACGAACTGGCAGCGACCGGCCAGGGCGCATGGCAGGCCGGGGACACGCGGCCCCTGACCCGCCTATACACCAGCGGCGCGGACACGACCCACGAAATTGCCTTGAAGTGGGACGGGGAATGGCAGATCACCTACGAGGTCTTCCGGGACATGGGCGTGGCCTTTGCCGTGGTGCTGGTGCTCATCGCCATCCTGGTGGTGGGCTGGTTCGGGTCGTACACGACGCCGCTGGCCATCATGATCCCCATCCCGCTCTCGCTCATCGGCATCATCCCGGCCCACGCCATCTCCGGCTCCTTCTTCACGGCCACGTCCATGATCGGCTTCATCGCCGGAGCGGGCATCGTGGTGCGCAACTCCATCATCCTGGTCGACTTCATCACCATGCGCCGCGAACAGGGCGAAACTCTCGAAAACGCCGTGGTCGAAGCCGGGGCCGTCCGCTTCAGGCCCATGGTGCTGACCGCCCTGTCCGTGGTCGCGGGAGCCTTCGTCATCCTCTTCGACCCCATCTTCCAGGGCCTGGCCATCTCGCTTCTGGCCGGGGAGGTGGCGGCGACGCTGTTTTCAAGGATGGTGGTGCCGGTGATGTACTATCTGGATCAGAAGAGGAGCGGGGTCGAAAACGAGGTGGTCGCGCCCTGA
- a CDS encoding 23S rRNA (cytosine(1962)-C(5))-methyltransferase RlmI (SAM-dependent;catalyzes the methylation of cytosine at position 1962 of the 23S rRNA) translates to MDPQLIIVAGREKSLLRRHPWIFSGAVATVKGRPASGQTVEVLGQNGQWLARASYSPKSQIMGRVWTFDAGEAIDEEFFLRRILQSIGRRKDFENSSNALRLVHSESDGLPGLILDRYDGVLVFQLLTAGTEFWREAIVGALRSIFPEDAILERSDVDVRAKEGLAARTSVVHGQVPEQVAIHENGVKYLVDVHGGHKTGFYLDQRDSRLAVARAAGGREVLNCFSYTGGFGLAALGGGAAHVTQLDASAPALALAERNRELNGFAAGSMDTVCGDAFQILRNWHKEGRTFDLIVLDPPKFVDSKASLNRACRGYKDVNLSALRLLNPGGRLFTFSCSGLMEDGLFQKIVSDAALDAGRTGRIIHRLTQAGDHPVSLAFPEGAYLKGLEVLVE, encoded by the coding sequence GTGGACCCACAACTCATCATCGTCGCGGGGCGGGAAAAATCTCTGCTCAGGCGTCATCCCTGGATCTTTTCCGGTGCCGTGGCCACTGTCAAGGGCAGACCCGCATCCGGGCAGACCGTTGAAGTCCTCGGGCAGAACGGACAATGGCTGGCCCGGGCCTCATATTCTCCCAAATCGCAGATCATGGGCCGGGTCTGGACCTTTGATGCCGGGGAGGCCATCGACGAGGAATTCTTTTTGCGCCGCATTCTTCAGTCGATCGGCAGGAGAAAGGATTTTGAAAACTCAAGCAATGCGCTGCGTCTGGTGCATTCCGAATCCGACGGGCTGCCCGGGCTGATTCTGGACCGTTACGACGGGGTTCTTGTTTTTCAGTTGCTGACCGCAGGCACGGAATTCTGGCGTGAAGCCATTGTCGGGGCATTGCGGAGCATCTTCCCCGAAGACGCCATCCTGGAGCGCTCGGATGTGGATGTGCGGGCCAAGGAAGGTCTGGCCGCAAGGACTTCGGTCGTGCACGGGCAGGTTCCGGAGCAGGTCGCGATTCACGAAAACGGCGTCAAATATCTGGTCGATGTGCATGGCGGCCACAAGACCGGCTTCTATCTGGACCAGCGCGACAGCCGCCTCGCCGTGGCCAGGGCCGCAGGGGGACGCGAGGTGCTGAACTGCTTCTCCTACACCGGCGGTTTCGGTCTGGCCGCGCTCGGCGGCGGCGCGGCGCATGTGACCCAGCTCGACGCCTCGGCCCCGGCTCTGGCCCTGGCCGAACGCAACCGGGAATTGAACGGTTTCGCGGCCGGGAGCATGGACACGGTCTGCGGTGACGCCTTTCAGATCCTGCGCAACTGGCACAAGGAAGGACGCACCTTTGACCTCATCGTCCTCGACCCTCCCAAATTCGTCGACTCCAAGGCCAGCCTGAACCGCGCCTGCCGGGGCTACAAGGACGTCAACCTGAGCGCCTTGCGTCTCCTGAATCCAGGAGGACGGCTTTTCACCTTCTCCTGCTCCGGCCTCATGGAAGATGGCCTGTTCCAGAAAATCGTGTCCGACGCCGCCCTGGACGCTGGCCGCACCGGCCGCATCATCCACCGCCTGACCCAGGCCGGTGACCATCCCGTCTCCCTGGCCTTTCCGGAAGGAGCATATCTGAAGGGGCTTGAGGTGCTGGTGGAGTGA
- a CDS encoding malate dehydrogenase: MALFTPQEALDYHSEVRPGKVEVVPVKPYSTQKHLTMAYSPGVAESCLAIAKDKELSYKYTGRGNLVAVVSNGTAVLGLGNIGAYAGKPVMEGKGLLFKIFADIDVYDINLDVTDPDKLCEIVKALEPTFGGINLEDIKSPECFYIEDKLKKEMNIPVFHDDQHGTAIISAAGLLNALEITGKKIEDLRMVVSGAGAAAISCTRLYVALGMKLENIAMFDSRGHLHLGRPDLNDQKREFSTEKAFGSLAEAMVGADVFLGLSKAGVVSKDMVGSMAKDPIIFACANPVPEISYTDAKEARPDAIMATGRSDYPNQINNVLGFPFIFRGALDVMASNINEEMKMAAARALAELAKQPVPDYVLEAYNLDKLEFGIDYIIPKPVDLRLIEFESAAVAQAAMDTGVARKPIADMDAYRANLRERIAKSRERLDAFVKTYPQIF, encoded by the coding sequence ATGGCTCTTTTCACACCCCAGGAAGCCCTGGACTATCATTCCGAAGTGCGCCCCGGCAAAGTCGAGGTCGTGCCCGTCAAACCCTATTCCACCCAGAAGCACCTGACCATGGCCTACAGCCCGGGCGTGGCCGAGTCCTGCCTGGCCATCGCCAAGGACAAGGAACTGAGCTACAAGTACACGGGCCGCGGCAACCTCGTGGCCGTGGTCTCCAACGGCACCGCCGTCCTGGGCCTGGGCAACATCGGCGCCTACGCCGGCAAGCCCGTCATGGAAGGCAAGGGCCTGCTCTTCAAAATTTTCGCCGACATCGATGTCTACGACATCAACCTCGACGTGACCGACCCCGACAAGCTCTGTGAAATCGTCAAGGCCCTGGAGCCGACCTTCGGCGGTATCAACCTCGAAGACATCAAGTCCCCGGAATGCTTCTACATCGAGGACAAGCTCAAAAAGGAAATGAATATCCCGGTCTTCCATGACGACCAACATGGCACGGCCATCATCTCCGCTGCGGGCCTGCTCAACGCCCTGGAGATCACCGGCAAGAAGATCGAGGATCTGCGCATGGTCGTTTCCGGAGCCGGCGCCGCGGCCATCTCCTGCACCCGGCTCTACGTGGCCCTGGGCATGAAGCTCGAAAACATCGCCATGTTCGACTCCCGCGGTCACCTGCACCTGGGCCGCCCGGACCTGAACGACCAGAAGCGCGAATTCTCCACTGAAAAAGCCTTCGGCTCCCTGGCCGAGGCCATGGTTGGAGCCGACGTCTTCCTGGGCCTTTCCAAGGCAGGGGTGGTCAGCAAGGACATGGTGGGGAGCATGGCCAAGGATCCCATCATCTTCGCCTGCGCCAACCCCGTGCCCGAAATCTCCTACACCGACGCCAAGGAAGCCCGCCCCGACGCCATAATGGCCACGGGCCGCTCGGATTACCCGAACCAGATCAACAACGTCCTGGGTTTTCCCTTCATCTTCCGCGGGGCGCTTGACGTCATGGCCTCGAACATCAACGAGGAAATGAAGATGGCCGCCGCCAGGGCCCTGGCCGAACTGGCCAAGCAGCCGGTGCCGGATTACGTGCTTGAGGCCTACAACCTCGACAAGCTGGAATTCGGCATCGACTACATCATCCCCAAACCCGTGGACCTGCGCCTCATCGAGTTCGAGTCCGCAGCCGTGGCACAGGCCGCCATGGACACGGGCGTGGCTAGAAAGCCCATCGCGGATATGGACGCATACCGCGCCAACCTTCGCGAGCGCATCGCCAAGTCCCGTGAACGTTTGGACGCTTTTGTGAAGACCTATCCGCAGATTTTCTAG
- a CDS encoding fumarate hydratase, translating to MAEYTLQTPLTDEVMAKLKAGDVVRLTGTIHTARDAAHKRLIDLLDKGEPLPFDLKGSVIYYVGPSPAPPGRPIGSAGPTTSYRMDTYAPRLHSLGCKASVGKGKRSDAVKQALKDHTAVYFGATGGAGALLSKCITAARVIAFEELGPEAIRELTVVDFPLLVINDSHGGELYVQPDRKAAGLE from the coding sequence ATGGCCGAGTACACATTGCAGACCCCGCTGACGGACGAGGTCATGGCCAAGCTCAAGGCCGGTGATGTGGTCAGGCTGACGGGAACCATCCATACGGCGCGCGACGCGGCCCACAAGCGGCTCATCGACCTGCTGGACAAGGGCGAGCCCCTGCCTTTCGACCTCAAGGGCTCGGTCATCTACTACGTGGGGCCAAGCCCCGCGCCTCCCGGCCGTCCCATCGGCTCGGCAGGGCCCACCACCAGCTACCGCATGGACACCTACGCCCCGCGCCTGCATTCCCTCGGCTGCAAGGCCTCGGTGGGCAAGGGCAAGAGGAGCGACGCGGTCAAGCAGGCCCTGAAAGACCATACGGCCGTGTACTTCGGCGCCACGGGCGGGGCCGGCGCGCTCCTGTCCAAATGCATCACGGCGGCCAGGGTCATAGCTTTCGAGGAGCTTGGGCCAGAGGCCATCCGCGAACTGACCGTGGTTGATTTTCCCCTGCTGGTCATCAACGATTCCCACGGAGGGGAATTGTACGTGCAGCCCGACCGCAAGGCGGCGGGGCTGGAATAG
- a CDS encoding fumarate hydratase (Catalyzes the reversible hydration of fumaric acid to yield I-malic acid), with product MRTLSAIQVIDAVAKMCIDSNRYLPGDLRRRFAECAAREESPAAREVFRQLTENYELAEETGLPLCQDTGLAVFFVEMGEELRVEGMNIREAINEGVRKGYADGFLRKSACDPLTRANTKDNTPAIIHFDIVPGDRLKIAFMAKGGGSENMSRVTMLAPAQGWEGIKKFVIERVAEAGPNPCPPTVVGIGVGGTFDYAPILAKKALLRKLDDVNPDPKLAAMEEELLEALNKLGIGPMGLGGKTTCLGVKIAMSPCHIASLPLAVNIQCHSSRHQEVEI from the coding sequence ATGCGAACATTGAGCGCCATCCAGGTCATCGATGCCGTGGCCAAGATGTGCATCGACTCCAACCGCTACCTGCCAGGCGACTTGCGTCGACGGTTCGCCGAATGCGCGGCCCGGGAGGAATCCCCTGCGGCAAGGGAAGTCTTTCGCCAGCTGACTGAAAACTATGAACTGGCCGAGGAAACGGGGCTGCCCCTGTGTCAGGATACTGGCCTGGCCGTCTTCTTCGTGGAGATGGGCGAGGAACTGCGGGTCGAGGGCATGAACATCCGTGAAGCCATCAATGAAGGCGTGCGCAAGGGATATGCCGACGGCTTTTTGCGCAAGTCCGCCTGCGACCCCCTGACCCGCGCCAACACAAAGGACAACACCCCGGCCATCATTCACTTCGACATCGTGCCCGGCGACAGGCTCAAAATCGCCTTCATGGCCAAGGGCGGCGGCAGCGAGAACATGTCCCGCGTGACCATGCTCGCCCCGGCCCAGGGCTGGGAAGGGATCAAGAAGTTCGTCATCGAGCGCGTGGCCGAGGCCGGGCCCAACCCCTGTCCGCCCACGGTTGTCGGCATCGGAGTGGGCGGCACCTTCGACTACGCGCCTATCCTGGCCAAGAAGGCGCTGCTCAGAAAACTCGATGACGTGAACCCCGACCCCAAACTGGCAGCCATGGAAGAGGAGCTTCTCGAAGCCCTGAACAAGCTCGGCATCGGCCCCATGGGCCTGGGCGGCAAGACCACCTGCCTTGGCGTCAAGATCGCCATGAGCCCCTGCCACATCGCGAGCCTGCCCCTGGCCGTGAACATCCAGTGTCATTCCTCCAGACATCAGGAGGTGGAAATCTGA
- the frdB gene encoding succinate dehydrogenase/fumarate reductase iron-sulfur subunit (part of three member fumarate reductase enzyme complex FrdABC which catalyzes the reduction of fumarate to succinate during anaerobic respiration; FrdAB are the catalytic subcomplex consisting of a flavoprotein subunit and an iron-sulfur subunit, respectively; FrdC is the cytochrome b-556 subunit; the catalytic subunits are similar to succinate dehydrogenase SdhAB): MGRLLQFEIFRYNPEDKESTPHMQTFVLEETTNMTLFIALNRLREEQDPGLIFDFCCRAGICGACAMVINGRPGLACQTKTKDLPETITLMPLPVFKLIGDLSVDTGIWFREMYQKTESWIHTTKEFDPAREEERMDNAVAEEIYELERCIECGCCISACGTARLRDDFMGAAALNRVARFVIDPRDQRTDNQYFDIIGNDYGIFGCMGLLACEDVCPKKLPLQNQLGFLRRKMGITAIKQFIRK; encoded by the coding sequence ATGGGACGACTGCTCCAGTTTGAAATATTCCGCTACAATCCCGAGGACAAGGAATCCACTCCGCACATGCAGACCTTTGTGCTGGAGGAGACCACCAACATGACCCTCTTCATCGCGCTCAACCGTCTGCGCGAGGAACAGGATCCGGGTCTGATCTTCGACTTCTGTTGCCGGGCGGGCATCTGCGGGGCTTGCGCCATGGTCATCAACGGCCGCCCGGGTCTGGCCTGTCAGACCAAGACCAAGGACTTGCCCGAGACCATCACGCTCATGCCCCTGCCCGTCTTCAAGCTCATCGGGGACCTGTCCGTGGACACGGGCATCTGGTTTCGCGAGATGTATCAGAAGACCGAATCCTGGATCCACACCACCAAGGAGTTCGATCCGGCCAGGGAAGAAGAGCGCATGGACAACGCCGTGGCTGAAGAGATCTACGAGCTCGAGCGCTGCATCGAATGCGGCTGCTGCATCTCGGCCTGCGGCACTGCGAGGCTGCGCGACGACTTCATGGGCGCGGCCGCCCTGAACCGTGTTGCCCGTTTTGTCATCGACCCGCGCGACCAGCGCACGGACAATCAGTACTTCGACATCATCGGCAACGATTATGGCATCTTCGGCTGCATGGGCTTACTCGCCTGCGAGGATGTCTGTCCCAAGAAGCTGCCCCTGCAGAACCAGCTCGGCTTCCTGCGGCGTAAAATGGGCATCACGGCCATCAAACAGTTTATCAGGAAATAG
- a CDS encoding fumarate reductase flavoprotein subunit, with protein sequence MYTHTSDLLVIGAGLAGERVAVESALAGFDVVCLSIVPARRSHSSAAQGGMQAAIGNCAMGEGDNPDVHFMDTVKGSDWGCDQEVARMFADTAPIEMRRLAHWGVPWNRVVPGTSSYFKGGEKFDKFEKPEKEGLITARSFGGTAKWRTCYTSDGTGHAVMCTMDNKCAELGISVMDRKEAISLIHDGEQCMGAIVRCLRTGRLETYLARATAICTGGFGRLYKATTNAVICDGGGHILAQDTGVVPIGNPESIQFHPTGIVPTDILVTEGCRGDGGTLLDVNEERFMHIYEPEKAELASRDVVARRMTEHMRAGKGVPSAYGEHLWLDIRHLGDKHISTKLREVDEICQNFLGVDARTQLIPVRPTQHYTMAGVRTDKNGAAYGLKGLFSAGEAACWDMHGFNRLGGNSLAETVVAGGIIGVKIVEFLKGNETSFNTGVIKAEARRQQERIDNLISGRLGRENVYKVRAEMQEALMQGCFVFRNEKDLTTCVEVLQGLLDRSGRIGLVSKGLGANHEVAAALKIRGQVRLAMCIAQAALVRRESRGSHNREDFPARDDKNWLNRTLAYWPEGRAMPELKYEEATPHFEIPPGDRGYGGGKIIHADPQEIEAKTITKSK encoded by the coding sequence ATGTATACCCATACTTCTGATCTGCTGGTCATCGGCGCTGGTCTGGCCGGCGAGCGCGTGGCCGTGGAGTCGGCTCTGGCCGGGTTCGACGTCGTCTGCCTGTCCATTGTTCCGGCAAGGCGTTCCCATTCTTCCGCCGCCCAGGGCGGCATGCAGGCCGCCATCGGCAACTGCGCCATGGGAGAGGGTGATAATCCTGATGTGCACTTCATGGACACGGTCAAGGGATCGGATTGGGGCTGCGACCAGGAAGTGGCTCGCATGTTCGCCGACACCGCGCCCATCGAGATGCGCCGCCTGGCCCACTGGGGCGTGCCGTGGAATCGCGTGGTGCCTGGCACTTCCTCTTATTTCAAGGGCGGAGAGAAATTCGATAAATTCGAAAAGCCCGAGAAGGAAGGCCTCATCACGGCCCGTTCCTTCGGTGGCACGGCCAAGTGGCGCACCTGCTATACCTCAGACGGCACGGGCCACGCGGTCATGTGCACCATGGACAACAAGTGCGCCGAGCTTGGCATCAGCGTCATGGACCGCAAGGAGGCCATCTCGCTGATTCATGACGGCGAGCAGTGCATGGGCGCCATCGTGCGCTGCCTGCGGACCGGCAGGCTGGAGACCTATCTGGCCAGGGCCACGGCCATCTGCACCGGCGGCTTCGGGCGTCTCTACAAGGCCACTACCAACGCGGTCATCTGCGACGGCGGCGGCCACATCCTCGCCCAGGATACGGGCGTGGTGCCCATCGGCAACCCCGAATCCATCCAGTTCCACCCTACGGGCATCGTGCCCACCGACATCCTCGTCACCGAAGGCTGCCGGGGCGACGGCGGAACGCTGCTCGACGTCAACGAAGAGCGCTTCATGCACATCTACGAGCCCGAGAAGGCCGAGCTGGCTTCCCGTGACGTGGTCGCGCGGCGCATGACCGAGCACATGCGCGCAGGCAAGGGCGTGCCCTCGGCCTACGGCGAGCACCTCTGGCTTGACATCCGGCACTTGGGCGACAAGCACATCTCCACCAAGCTGCGCGAAGTGGACGAGATCTGCCAGAACTTCCTGGGCGTCGATGCCCGCACCCAGCTCATCCCCGTGCGTCCGACCCAGCACTACACCATGGCCGGCGTGCGCACGGACAAGAACGGCGCAGCCTATGGCCTCAAAGGGCTCTTCTCGGCCGGCGAGGCCGCCTGCTGGGACATGCACGGCTTCAACCGCCTGGGCGGCAACTCCTTGGCCGAGACCGTGGTCGCCGGCGGCATCATCGGAGTCAAGATCGTCGAGTTCCTCAAAGGCAACGAGACGTCCTTCAATACCGGCGTCATCAAAGCCGAAGCCAGGCGCCAGCAGGAACGCATCGACAACCTGATCAGCGGCCGCCTGGGTCGTGAGAATGTCTACAAGGTACGCGCCGAGATGCAGGAAGCGCTCATGCAGGGCTGTTTCGTGTTCCGCAACGAAAAGGACCTGACCACGTGCGTGGAGGTGCTGCAGGGCCTGCTTGACCGTTCCGGCAGGATCGGGCTGGTCTCCAAGGGCCTTGGCGCCAACCATGAAGTGGCCGCAGCGCTCAAGATCCGGGGGCAGGTCCGCCTGGCCATGTGCATCGCCCAGGCCGCCCTGGTGCGCCGGGAGAGCCGCGGCAGCCACAACCGCGAGGATTTCCCCGCCCGCGACGACAAGAACTGGCTGAACCGCACTTTGGCCTACTGGCCCGAAGGGCGGGCCATGCCGGAGCTCAAATACGAAGAGGCGACCCCGCACTTCGAGATTCCTCCGGGAGACCGCGGCTATGGCGGCGGCAAGATCATTCATGCCGACCCACAGGAAATCGAGGCCAAGACCATCACGAAGAGCAAGTAA
- a CDS encoding succinate dehydrogenase/fumarate reductase cytochrome b subunit codes for MSVHATMHVARPGRRDAYLDWLQMLTGVGLVLFIAFHTLLTASIIFGAGALDAVAGALENLHLDTLAHIFVPILFFMHFIIAARKIPFRFEGQEVIWRNARLLNHRDTWLWLVQAGSAMIILVLGAIHMWTNINDSAILAATSTARVQSGGWFLFYLVLVPLVQLHVFIGVYRIGVKWGFISDAARPKTVKILTIAFGCVLAIAFIALVRYATMTV; via the coding sequence ATGTCCGTTCACGCCACCATGCATGTCGCGCGGCCGGGACGCAGGGATGCGTATCTCGACTGGCTCCAGATGCTCACCGGAGTCGGGCTGGTCCTGTTCATCGCCTTCCACACCCTGCTGACCGCGTCCATCATTTTTGGGGCCGGGGCCCTGGACGCAGTGGCCGGAGCATTGGAAAACCTGCATCTGGATACCCTGGCACATATCTTTGTGCCCATTCTTTTTTTCATGCATTTCATCATCGCCGCGCGCAAGATTCCCTTTCGTTTCGAAGGCCAGGAAGTCATCTGGCGCAACGCGCGTCTGCTGAACCATCGCGACACTTGGCTGTGGCTGGTGCAGGCTGGTTCGGCCATGATCATTCTTGTCCTGGGCGCCATCCACATGTGGACCAACATCAACGACTCCGCCATCCTGGCCGCCACGTCCACGGCTCGGGTCCAGAGCGGCGGCTGGTTTCTCTTCTATCTTGTCCTGGTCCCCCTGGTGCAGCTGCATGTCTTTATCGGCGTGTACCGCATCGGGGTCAAATGGGGCTTCATCAGCGACGCCGCCCGTCCCAAGACCGTGAAAATCCTGACCATCGCCTTCGGCTGTGTTTTGGCCATCGCCTTCATTGCGTTGGTTCGCTACGCCACCATGACCGTCTAA